A segment of the Lolium perenne isolate Kyuss_39 chromosome 3, Kyuss_2.0, whole genome shotgun sequence genome:
GACAAAAGCGAGGTCGTGATCATGGGATACAACCCTGAGGAGCAACAACGCATCGCTGACAACCTTAACTGCAGGCTGTCAGCCTTCCCTGTGACTTATTTGGGGATGCCGGTGAGGGACTCTAGGATCCTTATCCGGGACCTACACCCCTTGGTCGGCCAGGTTAGGACCAAGGCTGAGCCGTGGTGCGGCAGGTTTACATCCAAGGGTTGCAAGACGGTTCTCATCGACTCATGTACATCATGGGGATGTATATGCTTCCGGAAGGAGTGCATGGCAACTTCGATAAGGAGTTGTCGCGCTTCTTCTGGCAAGATCGTACTGGCCGATAGAAGTATCACATGGTAAAGTGGTCCGATGTATGCGCCCCCAAAGATGTTGGGGGCATAGGTATCTTGGCGTCTCGCCACATGAATGTGGCCTTGATGCTGAGATGGGTCTGGTGGATCCTTAAAAACGACGGGGGTCTCTGGCTTAAGCTTGTTAAAGCCAAGTACCTAAGGGGTCACCCGTTACTGGCATGCGAGAGGCGGGAGGGATCTCAGTTTTGGAGAACCCTCAAGGACATCAAGCATGAGATCAGGACGGGGTGTACCCACTCCATAGGGGATGGAGCGGGTACCCTATTCTGGCGTTAGACGTGGCTCGAAGGGCGAGCTCTTAGGTCAGACTTCCCGGAGCTATTTGCGATTTGCTCGGACCCGATGTTAGTAGTGGCTGCCGCGGCCCAGTTGGGATGGGTGCTCCCGTTCCGACAGGCTTTCACTCCGGCTGAGGCCGTGGCCTGGGACACGCTACGGGCGCATCTTCCGGACTCCCTGACGGACGCTCCTGATAGCATATCCTGGCATTTGACCACATCGGGGTCCTTCACCGCCAGGTCTGCGCATCGGGCCCTTTTTAGAGGACCTTTCTTATGTGGACGTCACCATTCTGGAAGGCCCCGCTACcactgaaaataaagatattcgtTTGGCAGTTTCTTCGGGATCGCATTCCCTCAAGTGTGGAGGTAACAAAATGACACGGGCCGGGGAACGGCCTGTGTCCGTTGTGCGCAGTCCCGGAGTCTACTACTCACATTATGTTCTCCTGTCCCGCTGCCCATTTTctttggagttttgtttcttaggCTCTGGGGCCTGAGTGGCAGGCCCTAGAACTTGGGGAATTCCTGGAAACTAGCGCAAACCGTACCGGTACAAGGAGGCGCCTCTTCTGGTTAGTGTTTGCTGCAATGACATGGACCCTTTGGAACATCCGCAACAAGATGGTTATTGACCATATCTTTCTGCGGCGGGCCTCTGACTCTTTATTGAAATTTCTGGCGTTTTTGCAGTACTGGTACCCGCTCTGTAGGCGGCGGGACAGGGACCGGCTGGACGACATGCTGGAGGATCTACTAGTAACGGTACGTCGCTTATCTACGCAGTCCAGCCGATGAGTTGCTCTACTATGTAGGGATGTATCTGTGTATCTTTTTTGCTTGGGCATGTTTGTGATGTTGCTCCAGCAGACTCTTGTGTGTCTTGTGTTTCGGTGACTTTGAACTCTGTATGGATGtggttgctttatttataaagcggggcaAAAGCCTATTTCGAGAAGGAGATTAGCATGGACAAAAGAATGTGACTTGCCAACTAtcccaccatgtacatcttctatgTCTTCATCCTTTGTGCCTTGGTCTTTCGCGCTACTTCCATCTTCGTCCTGTTTCTACTCGTCGATGCCTCCCGCGCGACATTCGTCTCGTGAACTAGCTTCATGGCATTGAGATAGTTAAAATGGGTATactatgtggttttgggtttcctgATGAATAGTAATTGGTCCTATTCACCGGGTCTTACTGGCACTATTCGAGCTACTTGGTGTTTGCTATCCGGCGAACCTTCTCGGTACCTATGAGTTGGTGGGGCAAAGGATGAGGTGATGGTTTTCTGGTAGTGCTTGCGTGAGGTTCCGGTTTCGAACTGAAAATGATTTGAGGAGGGGTACTTATAGATTTCCGCACTGCCACACAGTAAATGCTGATAGATATTTCTTGAATGAACATTGCTGGCAGATTTTTGTGCGAATAGTGTTGGGCCTCGAATGAACAGTTTTTTTAGATTTGAGTTTGGCCGGAATCTATTTTTGTTTAGGCTTTAAATGGGTAAAAAAACCGGGCCATGACGGTCTTTCTCCTAACCTACATCACCTTTCCCTGCCGCGCTACATCCTATCGCATCACTACCATAGACATCACCTTAATTCCTTCTCAGTTTTTTGGCGGGTATAGCTGATAGATACTACCTCCGTCCTAAAATAAGTGTCTCAATTTTATCTAGATACATCCTGCGGCGCAGCTCCTTCACGACGCTGCCGCTGGTGGCACTACCGGCGCTCCAGCTAGCCACCAGGACCCTTCGCCACGGACGGCAGCGCCATGCTGCAGCTGCCATAGCCAACCTCCTTCTCGCCTGCGGTGCACCTCCTTCACGATGCCGTCGCTGGCAGCACCAGGACGGGACTTCATGTGTTTGCTCTGTTTGCTAGGTGCTACTGTTAGATAGTGTTTCAGAGAACCCAACTCAAATAGTTGAGGATAGTGGTGCTTTGTTATTTTCTTCTAAATTTTACTCCCCTTCCCTACAGAATGTGATGCTTCGTGTTCTATGAATGAAATTGATGTACACTCTGTCAATAAAAAGTTGTGGTATTTGGTTTCAGCAACTCCTAACTGCATTTTAGGTTCATGTGTGAATAAAGTATGTATGAGAACGAGACAAATGCACAACATTCACAAATATTCAGGTAGCAATATTCAGGTAGCAATATTTTGGTAGCAATATTCAGGTAGCAACAAGTAGTAAATAGAAACCTGACATGCCCAGCTAACTAGCATTAACATTACTGCTGAAACCCAGATGTACTGGCACCTTCGCCGAAATCTAACTGACGAGCAGCTGTTGTTGTGCCATCTCCATGAACCCCGAACAACAATCTTGTAAATTCTCCATGGATAGGTGGAACAAACGCTGGCTGATACTCTCCAAAAGGCACGGTTGTGTATGGATTTGTATTATCAACCCATTCAGCTTGTAAATCGGGGCCGCGTGCCGTTTCAGGTTCAAGGAATGGGGAAGTGTTCTGCTGAACAACTCTAAGTGGAGCAAGTACTGATTCTTTTGCTGGATGGTTTGAAACTTTTCCTGCACATTGTGTGTGTATATAGTACAAGAAATTAGAAAAGTGAAAACCTTGCCACTTATTCACACATGACAGTAAAATTACCTTTTTTCTTGCCTTTCTTTGCTCCTTCTAGAGCATCTTTTGATCTTTTTTCCATCCGAGCCTTCACTCTCTCAGGAGCTTTAAATGGCACCATTGTTTTGGAAATCTCTTCTGGACTTATTAGCTGATGATTGTGATCGAGTATGACTTTTTGAACATTCCAAATACCCTCCCGAGTGATGCTGAATTGAACACGAGCCATACAAGCAGTCCTGGAATTAGGTTGTTCTTTCTTGGTTACATGTGTTGGGTGAGTAGCCTTCACACCTGACTTGCTACAAACAAAATATCTAGAAGATAAAGTTCCATCTGCTCTATACTTTCTGTGACACCTCCTAATGCTGAATCCATTACTCTCAGCATAAAGATTATAGAACTTGTATGCCTCTTCCTCAGATTGAAAGCACATCCCAACTCTTGGAATATTTTTTTCGGACGATGAATTCTGATTATCAGCCTGCAACCACATGTTACTTCATTTTCAGTTACTGAAAATTATATTGCTGCAAGGTGATGAATTCAATAAGagatgatttgagaagaagggggTTGTACGTATTGAGTTTGTATACTGTactcaccatggatggaggagaTGTGTGCAGAGAGTGTTCCGGATGCCCAGCTGCCATGTTCGTTCCAAGGCTATCCGCCATGATGTcgtcatcttcctccatcttgatGCGTCGTCACAGTAGAGAAGGGGCAGGAAGATGAATCGCAAGGTAGATGAATGGTCTGGGGGACGGTTCAGTTCTCGCAGGATTAGGGATTTGATTAAGTAGAAGTGGGGAATAAGTGGCCAGAAGCTTTGAGATTCGTTCTTCTACGTGTCATACGATCGATTTGGTCCAGCAATGGAAACGGTACGACCCAGGTCGTATAAGATTTCCTTCCTTCTCTCCCCTCGTCTGCTCTCACCACTACCGTGCTATAGTACCATCACAAAATCTACTCCTGTCAGTCCGacctttttttgttttgttttaaccTCCCACTCCGCTCGCAATGAATATATAAAATGAACACCCAGCAGATTGGGCTAATAACGTTCACAACTaaccttttttttgcaaaaattatCACAACTAACCTTAGCACAACATTGCCCTAGGCTGATGCTGACtgaggcgatttacacaaaaataacccttttgtgaaactatagcacagactgacctcTCTggtaaactatttcacccatctaacccttttgtgtggcgcccctctcatgggcgccacacaagCCCGAGTGGCGCCAGTGTGGTCGGCGCCACTATCCCATCCGACGTGGCGTCGTCGACGCTGAGGTGTGCTCTAATCTGACGTGGCaagatgtgtggcgccgctctcgccggcgccacactttgaaagtgtggcgcccgtggcaagggcgccacacatcctgttATGTGTGGCCGCGCGAGCCTGCCCCAGCCCGACCCAGCCATTCTCCTCTCTCTGTTCTTCTTCCCTCAGGAAAGGCGGCCGGCTCTCTCTCCCCCCCTCAAATCCCTACTCAAATCTCTTGGATTTCGTCAaatctgtccgtggagatcgttcccaacccgttccttgaggtaatctcctccgttccccatcttttcatccattgattttgtgtatttggttgaatctacatgtgaaaccctagatgtggatttggttgatttgagggtggagatggatttggttggatgttagggttgttgaagtaggagaaatggtagtgtgctagtttgtatgggtagattatgttgattatgataactaataaacacatgtgtgtatgtgttgttcccattatgctagggggatggaaagaattgttcatgttcatcatgtggacaaggatgctttcttgaaggggaacctagagccggacccggaagaggttgacttggtgtttgaccttagccctagctttgcggaggtggtagcacaagtgagggttgagttgaattggaatgagccaaatgatgttgttgagctagagggaaggcataatgttgggtttggaatgcacacccgttggaagacaatgcgtatcaactccgagcaacgttggtccgtttataaggagacggtggccgagtcacaagacaaggctttggagttgtttgcaaccaagacggttgatgctcgtatcgagcttgaccttaaccggcgCTCCTCCCCCGTTCAAGCTAGGAGCccaccacccatgagccaagaagaagccaccgaatctcccattgtccaatctcccattgcccaaGATCCTCCGTTGGAGAAGGAGTATGATGAGGATGACGATGGTGATAATGGTTTCGAGATGAATTACAACAATGTCGGTGATTTGGATACATATTTGACGCAAGAGGAcatggaccactccattccttattcccgatgctatgcctcggactcggatgatgatgggCCCGATGAAGAAGTTGATGAGGATGGTTTCACGGCTAgggaagccgaaagagccgagatattcaagaaggtaaccggacgggatattcggataccattgttccgtgatgttagtcttgcggatggagccgtggttgatggtggcaaaagtttacttcttggagctaggccaatttccaagagagatgtggatggtaggacggctatgatctctaaagggctcacgtttgataccttcttggaattgaagatatggttgaaggagttctcgattaagcatcatcgcccttacaTCGTTGTTCACTCGGATTTGAAGAAGCGGTACACACTAAAATGTGTAGATAAAAGGTGCCCATGGGTTGTCCGTGCAAGACCTTTCAAAAAAGGGCcctcttggcacataacaagttgtgtagccactcacatgtgccggggGCCGAAACTGGATGGCAAGGATGCGCAGCCGGACCACCGTCAACTCACATCCgagttcattgcatacaagctctcggCGGAGATATCATCACTTCCTACCATGAGTATTAGGTCCGTGCAAGATACGGTGAAATCCCGGTTTGACTACGATGTCAAGTATgggaaggcatggaaggccaaacaagccgcattcaagatgttgtacggtgattgggaggaagcatacaaccgagtccctaggttgttgttagcgatggcCGCTACTAACCCGGGCATGGTTCATGTGGTGGAGCCTTCTAGTACCAAAATGACATTGCATGACGGTAAAAGAGTGAGGGTATTTCACCGTGCATTTTGGTCATTCGAGCAATGCACGAGGGCATTCGAACATTGTAGGCCGATCATCGCCGTCGATGGTACC
Coding sequences within it:
- the LOC127340606 gene encoding uncharacterized protein, coding for MEEDDDIMADSLGTNMAAGHPEHSLHTSPPSMADNQNSSSEKNIPRVGMCFQSEEEAYKFYNLYAESNGFSIRRCHRKYRADGTLSSRYFVCSKSGVKATHPTHVTKKEQPNSRTACMARVQFSITREGIWNVQKVILDHNHQLISPEEISKTMVPFKAPERVKARMEKRSKDALEGAKKGKKKGKVSNHPAKESVLAPLRVVQQNTSPFLEPETARGPDLQAEWVDNTNPYTTVPFGEYQPAFVPPIHGEFTRLLFGVHGDGTTTAARQLDFGEGASTSGFQQ